A single genomic interval of Streptomyces sp. BA2 harbors:
- a CDS encoding FAD-dependent oxidoreductase gives MTARTTRTTAASRTRTALVIGGGVAGPVAAMALRKAGIEATVYEAQAHEPQAHEPYDAKSSGRGGGMTIAPNGMQALEAIDAAELVSEIGTPVTALGLRSWTGRDLAQLAPPADLPTTRFVWRTELHETIAAEAERRAISIFRGKRLLDATDTGTGVTARFSDGSLARADILIGADGLRSTVRTLIDPSIPKPHYAGTLTFTARVPRTELPSTEGVLYMCYGKRAYFAYQIFDDGSAAWFANLPHREPMTSTEAQAVGAGEWLKRLGEAFTADRTAAPDLVRDTLPEDLLITGPTETMPPVRTWSRGRMILIGDAAHATSPTSGQGASLASESAVELARCLRDLPPGKAFKAYETLRRPRVDRILKHTTATATATSAAARTATPKPAGPVSRVLRDALLPVATKVGGAGGAVWGAWQFDHRIDWDERIG, from the coding sequence ATGACCGCGCGAACCACGCGAACCACCGCTGCCAGCCGCACCCGAACAGCCCTGGTCATCGGGGGTGGTGTCGCAGGACCGGTGGCGGCGATGGCGCTGCGCAAGGCGGGCATCGAGGCGACGGTGTACGAGGCGCAGGCGCACGAGCCGCAGGCGCACGAGCCGTATGACGCCAAGTCGAGTGGCCGGGGCGGTGGGATGACGATCGCCCCGAACGGCATGCAGGCGCTGGAGGCGATCGACGCGGCGGAGCTGGTGAGCGAGATCGGCACCCCGGTGACGGCCCTTGGCCTGCGCAGCTGGACGGGCAGGGACCTGGCCCAACTGGCCCCGCCCGCTGACCTCCCCACCACACGCTTCGTCTGGCGGACGGAGCTGCACGAGACGATCGCCGCGGAGGCGGAACGCCGCGCGATCTCCATTTTCCGGGGCAAGCGCCTGTTGGACGCGACGGACACGGGCACGGGGGTGACGGCCCGCTTCTCGGACGGCTCACTTGCGAGGGCGGACATCCTGATCGGCGCGGACGGCTTGCGTTCGACGGTGCGAACACTGATCGACCCGTCAATCCCGAAGCCGCACTACGCGGGAACGCTCACCTTCACGGCACGCGTACCGAGAACTGAACTCCCTTCAACGGAGGGGGTGTTGTACATGTGCTACGGCAAGAGGGCGTACTTCGCCTACCAGATCTTCGACGACGGTTCGGCGGCCTGGTTCGCGAACCTGCCGCACCGTGAGCCGATGACGTCGACGGAGGCGCAGGCGGTGGGCGCGGGGGAGTGGCTGAAGCGCCTGGGAGAGGCGTTCACGGCCGACCGCACCGCGGCGCCGGACCTCGTGAGGGACACGCTCCCGGAGGACTTGCTGATCACGGGCCCGACGGAGACGATGCCGCCGGTCCGGACCTGGAGCAGGGGTCGCATGATCTTGATCGGCGACGCGGCGCACGCGACGTCGCCGACGTCGGGCCAGGGTGCGTCGCTGGCGTCGGAGAGCGCGGTGGAACTGGCCCGCTGCCTACGGGACTTGCCCCCGGGCAAGGCCTTCAAGGCGTACGAGACCCTGCGCCGCCCGAGGGTGGACCGCATCCTGAAACACACGACGGCTACGGCGACGGCCACGTCGGCAGCGGCCCGCACAGCTACGCCGAAGCCGGCGGGCCCCGTGAGCCGAGTCCTCCGAGACGCTCTGCTGCCGGTGGCGACGAAGGTGGGCGGGGCGGGGGGAGCGGTGTGGGGGGCGTGGCAGTTCGACCACCGGATCGATTGGGACGAGCGGATCGGATAG
- a CDS encoding GlxA family transcriptional regulator — MSGEGVSNPHRVAVLVRDGVLPMELGLIHQLFGNARSPQGARLYELTTCALAPGRIRTDADFPVYAEHGPDAVAAADTVVIPASHEEDESLGPGGLSPALAGALESATRARIASICTGAFVLAAAGLLDGRRATTHWLSADLFARTFPAVTVDADVLYVDEGPVLTSAGEAAGIDLCLHMIRGDHGAAVAADVARRNVVPPHREGGQAQYIRRPVAEPRLTSTGRAREWAQQRLSEPLTLAEMAERESMSVRTFSRRFREETGLTPMQWLTQRRVDRARELLEETDRTVDRIAADAGFGTGASLRQHFQAGLGVSPGAYRVTFRGTRGSF; from the coding sequence ATGAGCGGAGAGGGAGTGTCGAACCCCCACAGGGTGGCTGTCCTGGTGAGGGACGGCGTCCTGCCCATGGAACTGGGCCTGATCCACCAGCTGTTCGGCAACGCACGCTCGCCCCAGGGCGCCCGCCTCTACGAGCTGACGACCTGCGCCCTGGCCCCCGGCAGGATCCGCACGGACGCGGACTTCCCCGTCTACGCCGAGCACGGCCCCGACGCGGTGGCCGCAGCGGACACGGTGGTCATCCCGGCCTCGCACGAGGAGGACGAGTCGCTGGGACCGGGCGGTCTTTCGCCTGCCCTGGCGGGCGCGCTGGAGTCCGCCACCCGCGCCCGTATCGCCTCCATCTGCACCGGCGCCTTCGTCCTCGCGGCAGCGGGCCTACTGGACGGCCGCAGGGCCACGACGCACTGGCTGTCGGCGGACCTCTTCGCCCGTACGTTCCCGGCCGTGACGGTCGATGCGGACGTCCTGTACGTCGACGAGGGCCCGGTCCTCACCTCCGCGGGCGAGGCGGCCGGAATCGACCTCTGCCTGCACATGATCCGCGGGGACCACGGCGCGGCGGTGGCCGCCGACGTGGCCCGCCGCAATGTCGTACCCCCGCACCGCGAGGGCGGCCAGGCCCAGTACATCCGGCGCCCGGTGGCGGAGCCCCGCCTGACGTCGACGGGCCGGGCCAGGGAGTGGGCCCAGCAGCGCCTGTCCGAACCCCTGACGCTGGCCGAGATGGCCGAGCGGGAGTCGATGAGCGTGCGCACTTTCAGCCGCCGCTTCCGCGAGGAGACGGGCCTGACGCCGATGCAGTGGCTGACCCAGCGCCGCGTGGACCGGGCCCGCGAACTGCTGGAGGAGACGGACCGCACGGTCGACCGCATCGCGGCGGACGCGGGCTTCGGCACGGGCGCGTCGCTGAGGCAGCACTTCCAGGCGGGGCTGGGGGTGTCGCCGGGGGCGTATCGGGTGACGTTCAGGGGGACGAGGGGCTCATTCTGA
- a CDS encoding MFS transporter: MPSPGTEATVTTAVPARLDRLPWSRWHWMIVIGLGTVWILDGLEVTVVGNIAGRLSEEGSGLAISSAQITGTAAALYVAGACAGALFFGRLTDKFGRKKLFMVTLAVYLGATALTALSFDAWWFFVFRFLTGFGIGGEYAAINSAIDELIPSKYRGRVDLIINGSYWLGAIGGSLLSVVMLNTSIFPKDLGWRLTFALGVVLGLVILLVRRHVPESPRWQFIHGHGEKADALVTSVEREIEQEKGERLPPPDREITIHQRKSIGFGLIARTVFRDYPRRAVLGLSLFIGQAFLYNAITFGFGAILTKFFDVPSGSTGYYFAVIAAGNFLGPLFLGKLFDTVGRRIMISSTYIVSGVLLFGTAWLFDRGSLSAATLTACWCVVLFFASAGASSAYLTVSEIFPMETRAMAIAFFYAIGTAAGGISGPLIFAKLTESGVVGDTVLAFQIGAGLMCAAGLVAAVFAVKAERRSLEDIARPLSEAKAEA, encoded by the coding sequence ATGCCGTCCCCCGGCACCGAAGCCACGGTCACCACCGCCGTGCCCGCCCGTCTCGACCGGCTGCCCTGGTCCCGCTGGCACTGGATGATCGTCATCGGCCTCGGCACGGTGTGGATCCTGGACGGCCTCGAAGTGACCGTGGTGGGCAACATCGCGGGGCGACTCTCCGAGGAGGGCAGCGGCCTCGCCATCAGCTCCGCCCAGATCACCGGCACCGCGGCCGCCCTGTACGTGGCGGGAGCCTGCGCGGGCGCCCTCTTCTTCGGCCGCCTCACCGACAAGTTCGGCCGGAAGAAGCTCTTCATGGTCACCCTGGCGGTGTATCTCGGCGCCACCGCGCTCACCGCGCTCTCCTTCGACGCCTGGTGGTTCTTCGTCTTCCGGTTCCTCACCGGCTTCGGCATCGGCGGTGAGTACGCGGCCATCAACTCGGCCATCGACGAACTGATCCCGTCCAAGTACCGCGGCCGCGTGGACCTGATCATCAACGGCAGCTACTGGCTGGGCGCGATCGGCGGTTCGCTGCTCTCGGTCGTCATGCTGAACACCAGCATCTTCCCGAAGGACCTCGGCTGGCGGCTCACCTTCGCCCTCGGCGTCGTACTCGGCCTGGTGATCCTGCTCGTACGGCGCCATGTGCCGGAGAGCCCGCGCTGGCAGTTCATCCACGGCCACGGGGAGAAGGCGGACGCCCTCGTCACGTCGGTGGAGCGGGAGATCGAGCAGGAGAAGGGCGAACGCCTGCCGCCGCCCGACCGCGAGATCACCATCCACCAACGCAAGAGCATCGGCTTCGGTCTCATCGCCAGGACCGTCTTCCGCGACTATCCCAGGCGTGCGGTGCTCGGCCTGTCCCTCTTCATCGGTCAGGCGTTCCTCTACAACGCGATCACCTTCGGCTTCGGCGCGATCCTCACCAAGTTCTTCGACGTCCCCTCGGGCAGCACGGGTTACTACTTCGCCGTCATCGCCGCGGGCAACTTCCTGGGCCCGCTCTTCCTCGGCAAACTCTTCGACACGGTGGGCCGCCGGATCATGATCTCCTCGACGTACATCGTGTCGGGCGTCCTGCTCTTCGGCACGGCCTGGCTCTTCGACCGTGGTTCGCTCAGCGCGGCGACGCTCACGGCCTGCTGGTGCGTGGTGCTCTTCTTCGCGTCGGCGGGCGCGAGCAGCGCGTACCTCACGGTCTCCGAGATCTTCCCCATGGAGACCCGCGCCATGGCGATCGCCTTCTTCTACGCCATCGGCACGGCGGCCGGCGGCATCAGCGGCCCGCTGATCTTCGCCAAGCTGACCGAGTCCGGCGTCGTCGGCGACACGGTGCTCGCCTTCCAGATCGGGGCGGGACTGATGTGCGCTGCGGGTCTCGTCGCGGCGGTGTTCGCGGTGAAGGCCGAGAGGCGGTCGCTGGAGGACATCGCGAGGCCGCTTTCGGAGGCGAAGGCGGAGGCGTAG